The following are from one region of the Qipengyuania flava genome:
- the groES gene encoding co-chaperone GroES, whose product MAFRPLHDRVLVRRIEAEEKTAGGIIIPDSAKEKPSEGEVVAVGNGSKAEDGTVTPLDVKAGDRVLFGKWSGTEVKLDGEDLLIMKESDIMGIIG is encoded by the coding sequence ATGGCATTTCGTCCGCTGCACGACCGCGTTCTGGTCCGTCGCATCGAAGCCGAAGAGAAGACCGCCGGCGGGATCATCATTCCCGACAGCGCCAAGGAAAAGCCGAGCGAAGGCGAAGTCGTCGCTGTCGGCAACGGTTCCAAGGCCGAAGACGGCACGGTCACCCCGCTGGACGTCAAGGCTGGCGACCGCGTTCTGTTCGGCAAGTGGTCGGGCACCGAAGTCAAGCTCGACGGCGAAGACCTGCTGATCATGAAGGAAAGCGACATCATGGGGATCATCGGCTGA
- the rplJ gene encoding 50S ribosomal protein L10, with amino-acid sequence MDRSQKADAVAQLNDVFNQAGVVVVTRNLGLTVEQSTELRTKMREAGASYKVAKNRLAKLALKDTDYAGIDEFLTGPTALGYSEDPVAAAKAVVDFAKTTDKIEIVGGSMGATVLDEAGVKALASMPSLDELRGTIVGLINAPATKVAQVVNAPAAKLARVFGAYGAKEAA; translated from the coding sequence ATGGATCGTTCGCAGAAAGCCGACGCGGTCGCCCAGCTCAACGATGTCTTCAACCAGGCCGGCGTGGTGGTTGTCACCCGCAACCTGGGCCTTACGGTCGAGCAGTCGACCGAACTGCGTACGAAGATGCGTGAAGCCGGTGCGTCCTACAAGGTTGCGAAGAACCGCCTCGCCAAGCTCGCTCTGAAGGACACCGACTACGCAGGGATCGACGAATTCCTGACGGGTCCGACCGCCCTCGGTTACTCCGAGGACCCGGTCGCTGCGGCCAAGGCCGTGGTGGACTTCGCCAAGACCACCGACAAGATCGAAATCGTCGGCGGTTCGATGGGAGCGACTGTGCTCGACGAAGCCGGAGTCAAGGCGCTTGCCTCGATGCCCAGCCTCGACGAGCTGCGTGGTACGATCGTGGGTCTCATCAACGCCCCGGCAACCAAGGTTGCCCAGGTCGTCAATGCGCCCGCGGCCAAGCTCGCTCGTGTCTTCGGTGCCTACGGCGCCAAGGAAGCCGCGTAA
- a CDS encoding MATE family efflux transporter: MEPAPRFTKTGVDGWRTELGATLRLSWPLALANLLQMLIWAIDVFFVARLGEFELAASSLAVSLFSILVWGTITLVSMVAALISAELGRSRFAVAEVRRSVRMAVWLSVACGVIVMAILSQTEAILLATGQRPELAARAYDYMGLVLWSTVPLLVASVLRNFVSALGRPIFATAITALAIGVNALGNYALVFGNLGAPALGLEGSAIATIFTSVFVLLAYIVAIEWDRRLRRYVIWGRFWRPEWDRLKELFVLGMPVFFTTIAEAGLFGGAALLMGLIGESELAGHTIALQIAAFAFQVPFGVSQAATIRVGYHFGARNHEAIGRAGAVALLMAVLFMSFTAALMLLMPVAILSLYIDTSEPANAAMMGFALQYIVIAALFQLVDGLQVVAAGALRGLQDTRVPMWMAIFSYWVPGFGTSYYLGFHTELEGTGVWIGFAVGLTFATLLLTGRWLLRERLGLTIAPERPSQRRAPLA, from the coding sequence ATGGAGCCCGCGCCCCGCTTTACGAAAACGGGCGTTGACGGCTGGCGCACCGAACTGGGCGCGACGCTGCGGCTGAGCTGGCCGCTGGCGCTGGCAAACCTGTTGCAGATGCTGATCTGGGCAATCGATGTGTTCTTCGTCGCCCGCCTGGGCGAATTCGAACTGGCCGCTTCCAGCCTAGCAGTCTCGCTCTTCAGCATCCTCGTATGGGGCACGATCACGCTGGTCAGCATGGTCGCGGCCCTCATCTCGGCCGAACTGGGCCGCTCGCGCTTTGCGGTTGCCGAAGTGCGCCGCAGCGTGCGCATGGCCGTGTGGCTGAGCGTGGCCTGCGGCGTGATCGTGATGGCGATCCTCAGCCAGACCGAGGCCATCCTGCTCGCCACCGGGCAGCGTCCCGAGCTTGCCGCAAGGGCTTACGACTACATGGGCCTCGTCCTGTGGTCGACCGTGCCCCTGCTGGTCGCCAGCGTGCTGCGCAATTTTGTCTCGGCCTTAGGCAGGCCGATCTTTGCCACCGCGATTACCGCTCTCGCGATCGGCGTGAACGCGCTGGGCAACTATGCGCTGGTGTTCGGCAATCTGGGAGCCCCTGCGCTGGGCCTCGAAGGTTCGGCCATTGCGACGATCTTCACCTCGGTCTTCGTCCTCCTCGCCTACATCGTTGCGATCGAATGGGACCGGCGCCTCCGGCGCTATGTCATCTGGGGCCGCTTCTGGCGTCCGGAGTGGGACCGGCTGAAAGAGCTGTTCGTGCTGGGCATGCCGGTGTTCTTCACCACCATCGCGGAAGCGGGGCTGTTCGGCGGTGCGGCGCTCTTGATGGGCCTGATCGGCGAATCCGAGCTGGCCGGCCACACCATCGCGCTGCAGATCGCCGCCTTCGCCTTCCAGGTCCCCTTCGGCGTCAGCCAGGCCGCGACCATCCGGGTCGGCTATCACTTCGGCGCGCGCAACCACGAGGCAATCGGGCGCGCAGGCGCAGTCGCGCTGCTGATGGCCGTCCTGTTCATGAGCTTTACAGCCGCTCTCATGCTGCTGATGCCAGTGGCCATCCTCAGTCTCTATATCGACACGTCTGAGCCGGCGAACGCGGCGATGATGGGCTTTGCGCTGCAATACATCGTGATCGCGGCGCTGTTCCAGCTGGTCGACGGATTGCAGGTCGTCGCCGCCGGCGCCCTGCGCGGGTTGCAGGACACGCGCGTGCCGATGTGGATGGCGATCTTCAGCTATTGGGTCCCCGGCTTCGGCACATCCTATTACCTCGGCTTCCACACCGAGCTGGAAGGCACGGGCGTCTGGATCGGCTTTGCCGTGGGCCTGACCTTCGCCACTCTCCTGCTGACCGGGCGGTGGCTGCTGCGCGAGCGGCTCGGCCTCACGATAGCGCCGGAACGGCCCAGCCAGCGCAGGGCACCGCTCGCCTGA
- the rplL gene encoding 50S ribosomal protein L7/L12, translating to MADIAKLVEELSKLTVMEAAELAKALEEEWGVSAAAAVAVAGPAAGGADGGAAAEEKDEFDVVLTGDGGKKIQVIKEVRAITGLGLSEAKALVEGAPKPLKEGVNKAEAEEIKGKIEAAGGTVELK from the coding sequence ATGGCCGATATCGCCAAGCTTGTTGAAGAACTGTCGAAGCTGACCGTCATGGAAGCCGCTGAGCTTGCCAAGGCGCTTGAAGAAGAGTGGGGCGTTAGCGCCGCCGCTGCTGTTGCCGTTGCTGGTCCCGCCGCTGGTGGTGCCGACGGCGGTGCCGCTGCTGAAGAAAAGGACGAATTCGATGTCGTCCTGACCGGCGACGGTGGCAAGAAGATCCAGGTGATCAAGGAAGTCCGCGCCATCACCGGCCTGGGCCTCTCGGAAGCCAAGGCCCTCGTCGAAGGCGCGCCGAAGCCGCTCAAGGAAGGCGTCAACAAGGCAGAAGCCGAAGAAATCAAGGGCAAGATCGAAGCAGCCGGCGGTACCGTCGAGCTCAAGTAA